Part of the Catalinimonas alkaloidigena genome is shown below.
ACCTGCCAGGGTATTCCCCCAAAGATCAGGAGCAGCGCTGAGTCCCACCAGTTCCAGTAATAGTCTCCCCAGGCATCATTTTTCCATCCATCCAGTGGAGGGAGCACATTGGCTAAAATACCTTTATTTTCTTTGTATGTATTCCACGCATAATCCCAACCCCCGACTTTATCCAAGGCAAAAGGAATGACTAATGTAAGACCAACCAGCAGCAATATCATCTGTATGACATCGGTAAAGGCTACAGCCCAAAGACCACCCAGGGCCGTATAGGCAATTGCGATTGCTGCGGAAACAATGATGGAAGGGACAAAATCCATCCCTAATACGGTACCAAAGGTTGTACCCAGGGCAGTAAGAATTGCTGAAGTCCAGAAAAGCTCACCTGAGATAGCAGGTAAAGAAAGTACTGCGGCTACTTTTTTACCGAAACGCTGTTCTAATGGGTCTACCATTGTTTTGAATTCGTAGCGGCGCATTTTTCGGGCAAAAAACAGCCCCCCTATGATGAGGCTCATGGCATATCCCCAGGGCGCCTGTACCCAGGCTATTCCTGAAGAACTTGTATATTCAGCTGTGCCGTTGATATATCCTCCGCCTACCCAGGTAGCACTCATGGTGAATACAGCCACACCCAATGGTATAGACCTTCCTGCAAGCATCACACTGTTTTCGTTTTCCTCTCCCTTCATGGAAGCAGCGTAAGTTCCTATGTAAAAAATGACAGCATAGAAAAACATCATGGCAATGAAGCCCGGCCAATATACCGCTCTACCCATCCAGTGCATGACAGCACCCACCAGGAGTAGGATAATCATGATGGCAAGGGAAGGGAGTAGTTTTTTGAATAGTGTAGATGACATCTTATATAATGGACGATGGTTTGATTTGATGAAAGCCCTAAGTGGTTTGGGCTTGTAAGCTAATATGAATCTGGCAGTGCAAAAAAGTAAAGGCCCAAAATTAGGCCTTCACAATTTTCCAGACTTAAAAAAATCTTATTCCCAGCCAAAAATCTGTTCCAGATTCGGGTTGAGTACCACATCAGACTGTGGAATAGGACGATAGTAATACTTAGGCGCAACAAAGGTTCCCCGGTCAGCCATGGTCTGAATAGTGCCGGAAGTACCATTTTCCAGAAAGACACCTACATCCTCACCGAATGCTCCGGCGCGGTAGTAGACGAGTTGCTCACCCAGTTCATTCACCTCTTTGTTTTCAGGAATAGATTCAGAAGCATCTATCAGGAAGATATCTTCAACATCGTCGCCGGTGAGATCATATTTACCCAGAGAAGGAAAGTAAATGCCTTCGGGCTCATTATCTAATAACTCACCCGCGCCCCAGCGCATCAGGTCATCAAAACGAAAGCCTTCCAGCGCCAGCTCAATTCTACGCTCTCTACGGATTTCCAGTAAAACGTCTTTTTGCGTAGAGGTGATGTTGGGATAA
Proteins encoded:
- a CDS encoding sodium:solute symporter family protein, which encodes MSSTLFKKLLPSLAIMIILLLVGAVMHWMGRAVYWPGFIAMMFFYAVIFYIGTYAASMKGEENENSVMLAGRSIPLGVAVFTMSATWVGGGYINGTAEYTSSSGIAWVQAPWGYAMSLIIGGLFFARKMRRYEFKTMVDPLEQRFGKKVAAVLSLPAISGELFWTSAILTALGTTFGTVLGMDFVPSIIVSAAIAIAYTALGGLWAVAFTDVIQMILLLVGLTLVIPFALDKVGGWDYAWNTYKENKGILANVLPPLDGWKNDAWGDYYWNWWDSALLLIFGGIPWQVYFQRVLASKNEQVAMRLSIIAGFVCLLAAIPAIMIGVIGNVADWNAFGVAPPDEAALTLPYVVRYLTNPIVATIGLGAIAAAVMSSVDSSILSASSMASWNLYRTLLRPKVDSQTLSRVIKKVIWIIGVSATLIALQVKSVYALWFLCSDFVYCILFPQLVCALFDKKANRYGAIAGLIVSVVLRFGGGEPTLGLEGIIPYPMALEDGTVLFPFRTLAMVSGLITILLVSRLSQKQCPPQALHKLG